In the Salinisphaera sp. T31B1 genome, one interval contains:
- a CDS encoding FAD-dependent oxidoreductase, which translates to MSENTPPKLDLVVIGNGMAGLRTLEEVLDAAPERYNVTVFGAEPHVSYNRIMLSPVLAGDKAFEEIETHGRDWYAGHDIALHTGEAVVDIDRRRRMVVSDTGREIGYDRLLLATGSTPFILPVPGHTLAGVISFRDIGDVHRMVEASENGGRAVVIGGGLLGLEAAYGLHKRGMDVTIVHLMDTLMERQLDPAAAELLQYSLAQRGLSFRMGAKTAAILGDDAGRVAGLRFDDADDSEIAADLVVMAVGIRPNVDLAKKAGLHCEKGIVVNDTMQTYDPRIYAVGECVEHRHSVYGLVAPLWDQAKVCANHLAYRGHTQYEGSVTATQLKVTGIDVYSAGDFSAAEGSETLIFSDVRRGVYKRIVLRDERVIGVVLYGDTRDGGWYFKLMRAGTNVSAFRDQLLFGQVYVAQDTPAAAEAA; encoded by the coding sequence ATGAGCGAGAACACGCCACCGAAACTCGATCTGGTCGTGATCGGTAACGGCATGGCCGGGCTGCGCACGCTCGAAGAGGTGCTCGATGCCGCGCCGGAGCGCTACAACGTGACCGTGTTCGGCGCCGAGCCGCATGTCAGCTACAACCGCATCATGCTTTCGCCCGTGTTGGCCGGCGACAAGGCCTTCGAGGAGATCGAGACCCACGGCCGCGACTGGTATGCCGGTCACGACATCGCCCTCCATACGGGCGAAGCCGTGGTGGATATCGACCGGCGCCGGCGCATGGTCGTCTCGGACACCGGCCGCGAGATCGGCTACGACCGGCTGCTGCTGGCGACCGGTTCCACGCCGTTCATCCTGCCGGTGCCCGGGCACACGCTCGCAGGGGTGATCAGCTTTCGCGATATCGGCGATGTCCATCGCATGGTCGAGGCCAGCGAAAACGGTGGCCGGGCGGTCGTCATCGGCGGCGGGCTGCTGGGCCTGGAAGCGGCCTACGGTCTGCACAAGCGCGGCATGGACGTGACCATCGTCCATCTCATGGACACGCTCATGGAACGCCAGCTCGATCCGGCAGCCGCCGAGCTGTTGCAGTATTCACTCGCCCAGCGTGGCCTGTCGTTTCGCATGGGCGCGAAAACGGCCGCCATTCTCGGCGACGACGCAGGCCGGGTCGCGGGGCTGCGTTTCGACGATGCCGACGACTCCGAGATTGCCGCCGATCTCGTGGTGATGGCGGTAGGCATCCGCCCGAATGTGGATCTGGCGAAAAAAGCCGGTCTGCACTGCGAGAAGGGCATCGTCGTCAACGACACCATGCAGACCTACGATCCGCGGATCTATGCCGTGGGCGAATGCGTGGAGCATCGCCACTCGGTGTATGGCCTCGTCGCGCCGCTATGGGATCAGGCCAAGGTCTGTGCCAATCATCTGGCCTATCGCGGCCATACCCAGTACGAAGGCTCGGTGACCGCCACCCAGCTCAAGGTCACCGGCATCGATGTGTACTCGGCCGGCGATTTCTCGGCCGCCGAGGGCAGCGAGACCCTGATCTTTTCGGACGTGCGCCGCGGCGTCTACAAGCGCATCGTGCTGCGCGACGAGCGCGTGATCGGCGTGGTGCTTTATGGCGACACCCGCGACGGCGGCTGGTATTTCAAGCTCATGCGTGCGGGCACGAACGTCTCGGCGTTTCGCGATCAGCTGCTGTTCGGCCAGGTTTATGTGGCGCAGGACACGCCCGCCGCGGCGGAGGCGGCCTGA
- a CDS encoding sulfite reductase subunit alpha: protein MPTQVDLIPEDAPFEAEQREWLNGLIAALAGWEGSLGGGDQGGGEAKESFPWHDPAMEMDERMELAEGKPHERQLMAAMAQLDCGQCGYLCKTYAEAIAFEGEDLNRCVPGAKETERKLKELVAEHDAANSGSGEEEKPKPEPKPKKKAPLGTRDNPYMAKLKSSTPLNAEGSTKDTRHVVIDLGDSGIEYQAGDSMGIYPENDPRTVDAILADIDASGGEKVKAPDGENKLLRQVLLKDVDITKPSDEVVSVLAESATDADEAEDLRMLAERGVEEGQTLLEIVRVYPSARPKVQAMVDALGPLQPRLYSIASSSRVYPNEIHTTVAVVKTAVYGRGYKGVASTFLAKRLSRHGEVPLYIQPSQEFRVCADPDHPAIMIGPGTGIAPFMAFLQEREARGDAGRNWVFFGNPESAKDHIYKDQLEKWRHGGLISRLTLAFSRDQQDKVYVQDRMREQAREFWAWLEAGAVIYICGDAERMAKDVDTALHDIVAEQGRLSEAEARRYVETLSSEHRYLRDVY from the coding sequence ATGCCCACACAAGTCGATCTGATTCCCGAGGACGCGCCGTTCGAGGCCGAGCAGCGCGAATGGCTCAACGGCCTGATTGCCGCACTCGCCGGTTGGGAAGGCTCGCTCGGCGGGGGCGATCAGGGCGGCGGCGAGGCCAAGGAGTCCTTTCCCTGGCACGACCCGGCCATGGAAATGGACGAGCGCATGGAACTGGCCGAAGGCAAGCCGCACGAGCGCCAGCTGATGGCTGCCATGGCCCAGCTCGACTGTGGCCAGTGCGGCTATCTGTGCAAGACCTATGCAGAAGCCATCGCCTTCGAAGGCGAGGATCTCAACCGCTGCGTGCCGGGGGCCAAGGAAACCGAGCGCAAGCTCAAGGAGCTGGTTGCCGAGCATGACGCGGCCAACAGTGGCAGCGGCGAAGAAGAAAAGCCCAAGCCCGAGCCCAAGCCGAAGAAGAAGGCGCCGCTGGGCACGCGCGACAACCCCTACATGGCGAAGCTCAAGTCGAGCACGCCGCTCAATGCCGAAGGCTCGACCAAGGACACCCGCCACGTGGTGATCGATCTGGGCGATTCCGGTATCGAATACCAAGCCGGCGATTCGATGGGCATCTACCCGGAGAACGACCCGCGCACGGTCGATGCGATCCTGGCGGATATCGATGCCTCGGGTGGCGAGAAGGTGAAGGCCCCGGACGGCGAGAACAAGCTCCTGCGCCAAGTGCTGCTCAAGGACGTGGATATCACCAAGCCCAGCGACGAAGTCGTCTCCGTGCTGGCGGAATCCGCTACCGACGCCGATGAAGCAGAGGATCTGCGCATGCTCGCCGAACGCGGCGTGGAAGAGGGCCAGACCCTGCTCGAGATCGTGCGCGTCTATCCGAGTGCGCGGCCCAAAGTGCAGGCGATGGTCGACGCGCTCGGCCCGTTGCAGCCGCGACTGTATTCGATCGCCTCGTCGTCGCGGGTCTATCCGAACGAGATTCATACCACCGTCGCCGTGGTGAAGACCGCGGTCTATGGCCGTGGCTACAAGGGCGTGGCGTCCACATTCCTTGCCAAGCGGCTGTCGCGCCACGGCGAAGTACCGTTGTATATCCAGCCTAGCCAGGAATTTCGTGTGTGCGCCGACCCCGATCATCCCGCGATCATGATCGGCCCGGGTACCGGCATCGCGCCGTTCATGGCCTTTCTGCAGGAACGCGAGGCACGCGGCGATGCCGGCAGGAACTGGGTCTTTTTCGGCAACCCGGAATCGGCGAAAGACCATATCTACAAGGATCAGCTCGAGAAATGGCGCCACGGCGGGCTGATCAGCCGGCTCACGCTCGCTTTCTCGCGCGATCAGCAGGACAAGGTCTATGTCCAGGACCGCATGCGCGAACAGGCACGCGAGTTCTGGGCCTGGTTGGAGGCGGGTGCCGTGATCTATATCTGCGGCGACGCCGAGCGCATGGCCAAGGACGTGGATACGGCGTTGCACGACATCGTCGCCGAGCAGGGCCGGCTGAGCGAAGCCGAAGCCAGGCGCTATGTGGAAACGCTGTCGTCCGAGCATCGCTACCTGCGCGACGTGTACTAG
- a CDS encoding amidohydrolase yields the protein MNATSLDRDRLDRLVEFRHDLHRHPELGFEERETARKVAAELDALGVEYVDGLGGTGIVAWITGRGGDSDASVGLRADMDALPIEEKSGVEHASTQPGRMHACGHDGHTSMLLGAVESLKTNDDFAGTVYFVFQPAEEGVGGAKAMIEDGVFERFDVREIYALHNWPALPIGQYGLIAGPIMAGGDRVDITIHGRGGHGGLNPHGCIDPIRIAAELVHKAHTIVSREVDPLRPAVLSICAMQGGDLNGFAVIPDAARLCGTIRALDDATREVVRSGLRRLCASLEQYYDATIELSIEDKFGVTYNDPGATETAREAIARCFGADTLAADYPPCMGGEDFSYMLAERPGAYIHVGSGDGEHSRGLHHPEYDFNDRIMADGIRLLAELAQDSLAKQASGDTERRSA from the coding sequence ATGAACGCTACATCGCTCGATCGCGACCGGCTCGACCGGCTGGTCGAATTCCGCCACGACCTGCATCGCCACCCCGAACTGGGTTTCGAGGAGCGCGAGACCGCGCGCAAGGTCGCCGCGGAACTGGACGCGCTGGGCGTGGAATACGTCGACGGGCTCGGCGGCACCGGCATCGTGGCCTGGATCACCGGCCGCGGTGGCGATAGCGACGCCAGCGTCGGCCTGCGTGCGGATATGGACGCCCTGCCCATCGAGGAGAAAAGCGGCGTCGAGCATGCCTCGACACAGCCCGGGCGCATGCACGCCTGTGGCCACGACGGCCATACCAGCATGCTGCTGGGCGCGGTCGAATCGCTGAAGACGAACGACGATTTCGCCGGCACGGTGTATTTCGTCTTCCAGCCGGCCGAGGAGGGCGTGGGCGGCGCCAAGGCGATGATCGAGGACGGCGTGTTCGAGCGTTTCGACGTGCGCGAGATCTATGCCCTGCACAACTGGCCGGCCCTGCCCATCGGCCAGTACGGGCTGATCGCTGGCCCGATCATGGCCGGCGGCGACCGGGTGGATATCACGATTCACGGCCGCGGCGGCCACGGCGGGCTGAACCCGCACGGCTGTATCGACCCGATCCGGATCGCGGCCGAACTGGTGCACAAGGCGCATACCATCGTCTCGCGCGAGGTCGATCCGCTGCGCCCCGCGGTGTTGAGCATCTGTGCCATGCAGGGCGGCGACCTGAACGGGTTTGCCGTGATTCCCGATGCCGCCCGGCTCTGCGGCACGATCCGCGCGCTGGACGACGCCACCCGCGAGGTTGTGCGCTCGGGCCTGCGCCGGCTGTGCGCGAGCCTGGAGCAGTACTACGACGCGACCATCGAGCTGTCCATCGAGGACAAGTTCGGCGTGACCTACAACGACCCCGGCGCGACCGAAACCGCGCGCGAGGCGATCGCCCGGTGTTTCGGCGCCGATACGCTGGCCGCCGACTACCCGCCGTGCATGGGCGGCGAGGACTTTTCCTACATGCTCGCCGAGCGCCCGGGCGCTTATATCCATGTCGGCTCGGGCGACGGTGAGCACAGCCGCGGTCTGCACCATCCGGAATACGACTTCAACGACCGGATCATGGCCGACGGTATCCGTCTGCTGGCCGAACTGGCACAGGATTCGCTGGCCAAACAGGCCTCAGGCGACACGGAGCGGCGCTCGGCCTGA
- a CDS encoding MFS transporter yields MELANKATRIRLFDFKSVQMRAFHMSWVAFHLCFFGWFGIAPLMAVVREDLNLDKSMVGSTIIASVAITVLVRLIIGPLCDKFGPRKTYSTLLILGSIPVMCIGFADSFETFLLARLCIGAIGASFVITQYHTSVMFAPNIVGTANATTAGWGNLGGGTTQMVMPLIFTVIVSLGINEFLGWRLAMVVPGILLFVLGLAYWKFTQDAPDGNYSDLRAAGKIPPADRENGGMASFKKAAADYRVWALFVVYAGCFGVELTINNVAAIYFFDNFEVGLETAGLIAGLFGLMNIFARTMGGFFSDLSARYMGLTGRVRFLFAAMFIEGIALVTFSQMEVLATAIATMIVFSLFVQMSEGATFGLVPFMNKKALGGVNGIVGAGGNAGAVLAGFLFKSESLSYGQGLMFLGCAVIVCSFFAFFVRFSPEVLAEEKAAFDTASSGEDPIKARGGNTPEPA; encoded by the coding sequence ATGGAACTTGCCAATAAGGCCACCCGCATCCGCCTGTTCGACTTCAAGTCGGTACAAATGCGGGCCTTTCATATGAGCTGGGTGGCCTTTCACCTGTGTTTCTTCGGCTGGTTCGGTATCGCGCCGCTCATGGCCGTGGTGCGCGAGGATCTGAATCTCGACAAGTCGATGGTCGGCTCGACCATCATCGCCTCGGTGGCGATCACGGTGCTGGTGCGCCTGATCATCGGTCCGCTGTGCGACAAGTTCGGACCGCGCAAGACCTATTCGACGCTGCTGATTCTGGGCTCGATCCCGGTCATGTGTATCGGTTTTGCCGACAGCTTCGAGACGTTTCTGCTGGCGCGGCTGTGTATCGGCGCGATCGGTGCGTCGTTCGTGATCACCCAGTACCACACGTCGGTGATGTTCGCGCCCAATATCGTGGGCACGGCGAATGCCACCACCGCAGGCTGGGGCAATCTCGGCGGCGGCACCACACAGATGGTCATGCCGCTGATCTTCACCGTCATCGTCTCGCTCGGGATCAACGAATTCCTGGGCTGGCGCCTGGCCATGGTGGTGCCCGGCATCCTGCTGTTCGTGCTCGGCCTGGCCTACTGGAAATTCACCCAGGACGCGCCGGACGGCAATTATTCCGACCTGCGCGCGGCCGGCAAGATTCCGCCGGCCGACCGCGAGAACGGCGGCATGGCCAGCTTCAAGAAGGCCGCGGCGGACTATCGCGTCTGGGCGTTGTTCGTGGTCTATGCCGGCTGTTTCGGCGTCGAGCTGACCATCAACAACGTCGCTGCCATCTATTTCTTCGACAACTTCGAGGTCGGCCTGGAAACGGCGGGCCTGATCGCCGGTCTGTTCGGCCTGATGAATATCTTCGCGCGCACCATGGGCGGCTTCTTCTCGGATCTGTCGGCGCGCTATATGGGCCTCACCGGCCGGGTGCGCTTTCTGTTCGCTGCCATGTTCATCGAGGGGATCGCCCTGGTGACGTTCTCGCAGATGGAGGTGCTGGCCACCGCCATCGCCACCATGATCGTGTTCAGCCTGTTCGTGCAGATGTCCGAGGGCGCGACCTTCGGGCTGGTGCCGTTCATGAACAAGAAGGCGCTCGGCGGGGTGAACGGCATCGTCGGTGCCGGCGGCAACGCCGGGGCGGTGCTCGCCGGTTTTCTGTTCAAGAGCGAATCGCTGTCCTATGGCCAGGGGCTGATGTTTCTCGGCTGTGCGGTGATCGTGTGTTCGTTCTTCGCCTTCTTCGTGCGCTTTTCGCCCGAAGTACTGGCCGAGGAAAAGGCCGCCTTCGATACGGCTTCGTCCGGCGAGGACCCGATCAAGGCGCGTGGCGGCAACACGCCGGAACCGGCCTAG
- a CDS encoding nitrate reductase, with the protein MTGLTTRTTCPYCGVGCGVNAVVENGAVRVAGDAAHPSNLGSLCSKGTALADTVGLDGRLLHPMVDGRRASWDNALDEVAARFGEIIAEHGPDAVAFYVSGQLLTEDYYVANKLMKGYIGSANIDTNSRLCMSSAVAGHKRAFGEDVVPGCYEDLERADLVVLVGSNTAWCHPVVYQRIVAAQENDPNKKLVVIDPRRTATAEGADLHLPLAPGTDVHLFNGLLGYLAGQGVSSDLPGAQEAVAEAREIGDIDAVAEACGVDASTVTAFFELFAQTERTVTVFSQGVNQSSAGTDKVNAILNCHLLTDRIGKPGACPFSITGQPNAMGGREVGGLSSTLAAHMGFDGADRVRRFWDSPVIAREPGLKAVELFEAIESGQVKAVWIMATNPLVSLPHADRAKRALEACEFVAVSDCMRHTDTVDRAHVLLPAAAWGEKSGTVTNSERIISRQRAFLPMPGAARADWDIICDVARRMGFDGFDFDSPAAIFREHAALTAFENDGERVLDLDGLSDLADSEYDTLEPVRWPVHATQALRAAGAMPVAQDSRRLFADGVYPTSDGRAHLVAVTPRGPANGVSDQWPLALNTGRIRDHWHTMTRTAKSARLSAHIPEPFVEVHSDDAQSYGVNDGAIATVSTALGEAQLRVIVTDGQRQGALFVPMHWNDQFAARARVGALANPAVCPISGEPEFKHTPAAIAAFDAAWHGFILASRPLLLAGEASIDYWVKIPGERFYRYEVAGLHTPDDWAATVRAWIGVGERTADWLEAADTAAGRYRAAHMDAGHVEACVFIAPEPAALPDRSWLSSLFTGEPVDEAERAGLLAGRPADPGTDPGPQVCSCFGVGRNTIARAIDAHGLTSVAAVGDALDAGTNCGSCKPEIAALIEAQAGE; encoded by the coding sequence ATGACCGGCCTGACCACGCGTACCACCTGTCCGTATTGCGGCGTGGGCTGCGGCGTGAATGCTGTGGTCGAGAACGGCGCCGTGCGCGTGGCCGGCGACGCGGCGCATCCGTCCAATCTGGGCAGCCTGTGTTCCAAGGGCACGGCACTGGCCGACACGGTCGGCCTCGACGGGCGGCTGCTCCATCCGATGGTGGACGGCCGGCGTGCGAGCTGGGACAACGCGCTCGACGAGGTCGCGGCGCGCTTTGGCGAGATCATCGCTGAACACGGCCCCGACGCGGTGGCCTTCTATGTCTCCGGCCAGCTGCTCACCGAGGACTATTACGTCGCCAACAAGCTGATGAAGGGCTATATCGGCTCGGCGAATATCGATACCAACTCGCGGCTGTGTATGTCGTCGGCGGTGGCCGGCCACAAGCGCGCCTTCGGCGAGGACGTGGTGCCCGGCTGCTACGAGGATCTGGAACGCGCCGACCTTGTTGTTTTGGTCGGCTCGAACACGGCCTGGTGTCACCCGGTGGTCTACCAGCGCATCGTCGCCGCGCAGGAGAACGACCCCAACAAGAAACTCGTGGTGATCGATCCGCGCCGGACGGCCACCGCCGAAGGCGCCGATCTGCATCTGCCGCTCGCGCCCGGGACCGACGTGCATCTGTTCAATGGCCTGCTGGGCTATCTGGCCGGGCAGGGGGTCAGCAGCGATCTGCCCGGTGCGCAGGAGGCTGTTGCCGAGGCCCGCGAGATCGGCGATATCGATGCAGTGGCCGAGGCCTGCGGCGTGGATGCCAGCACGGTAACAGCCTTTTTCGAGTTGTTTGCCCAGACCGAACGCACGGTCACCGTCTTTTCCCAGGGCGTGAACCAGTCCTCGGCCGGCACCGACAAGGTCAACGCCATTCTCAACTGCCATCTGCTGACCGACCGTATCGGCAAGCCCGGGGCCTGCCCGTTCTCGATCACCGGTCAGCCCAATGCCATGGGCGGGCGCGAGGTGGGTGGGCTGTCCAGCACGCTGGCCGCGCATATGGGCTTCGACGGCGCCGATCGTGTCCGGCGGTTCTGGGATTCGCCCGTGATCGCGCGCGAGCCCGGCCTGAAAGCGGTGGAACTGTTCGAGGCGATCGAGTCCGGCCAGGTCAAGGCGGTCTGGATCATGGCGACCAATCCGCTGGTGAGCCTGCCGCATGCCGATCGTGCCAAACGCGCACTTGAAGCCTGCGAGTTCGTGGCCGTGTCCGACTGCATGCGCCATACCGATACGGTCGATCGCGCGCATGTGCTGCTGCCGGCCGCGGCCTGGGGCGAAAAGAGCGGCACGGTCACCAATTCCGAACGCATCATTTCGCGCCAGCGCGCGTTCTTGCCCATGCCGGGCGCGGCGCGTGCGGACTGGGACATCATCTGCGACGTCGCGCGCCGGATGGGCTTCGACGGTTTCGATTTCGACAGCCCGGCGGCGATCTTTCGTGAGCATGCGGCACTCACCGCGTTCGAAAACGACGGCGAGCGTGTGCTCGATCTCGATGGCCTGAGCGATCTCGCCGACAGCGAATACGACACGCTCGAGCCGGTACGCTGGCCCGTGCATGCCACGCAGGCTCTGCGTGCCGCGGGTGCGATGCCGGTCGCACAGGACAGCCGGCGTCTATTCGCCGATGGCGTCTATCCCACATCGGATGGCCGGGCGCATCTGGTCGCGGTGACGCCACGCGGTCCGGCCAATGGGGTCAGCGATCAATGGCCACTGGCACTGAATACCGGGCGCATACGCGATCACTGGCACACGATGACGCGCACGGCCAAATCCGCGCGGCTGTCGGCCCATATTCCGGAGCCGTTCGTGGAAGTGCACTCGGATGACGCCCAAAGCTACGGCGTGAACGACGGTGCCATCGCGACCGTATCGACCGCGCTGGGCGAGGCCCAGCTACGCGTGATCGTCACCGACGGTCAGCGCCAGGGCGCGCTGTTCGTACCCATGCACTGGAACGACCAGTTCGCCGCCCGCGCACGCGTCGGCGCGCTCGCCAATCCGGCCGTCTGTCCGATCTCGGGCGAGCCGGAGTTCAAGCACACGCCGGCGGCTATCGCGGCCTTTGACGCGGCCTGGCATGGCTTCATTCTCGCCAGCCGGCCGCTGCTTCTGGCCGGCGAGGCGAGTATCGACTACTGGGTGAAGATTCCGGGCGAGCGCTTCTATCGCTACGAGGTCGCAGGCCTGCATACCCCCGACGACTGGGCCGCGACCGTACGCGCCTGGATCGGCGTGGGCGAGCGCACGGCAGACTGGCTGGAAGCGGCGGATACGGCCGCCGGGCGTTACCGCGCCGCGCATATGGATGCCGGGCACGTCGAGGCCTGTGTGTTCATCGCTCCCGAGCCCGCCGCGCTACCCGATCGCAGCTGGCTTTCCAGCCTGTTCACCGGCGAGCCGGTCGACGAGGCCGAACGCGCGGGCCTGCTCGCGGGCCGCCCGGCCGACCCCGGTACAGACCCGGGCCCGCAGGTGTGCTCCTGCTTCGGCGTCGGTCGCAACACGATTGCGCGGGCGATCGATGCACACGGCCTGACCAGCGTGGCCGCGGTCGGCGACGCGCTCGATGCCGGCACCAACTGCGGCTCCTGCAAGCCCGAGATCGCCGCGCTGATAGAAGCGCAGGCGGGCGAATGA
- a CDS encoding NirA family protein: protein MSTQDFDEEQQRYLKGVTAGLHIARGVPGMTGLTTGKRLRPDDFHSQARIRAQAMGGELTSQEEAKADLNPNDMWNEMVALANLGEYPKGGDVFLMKGRGLFYVAPNQDSYMCRLRMPGGIFSSHQFRAVADLAEAYGGGYTHVTTRANLQIREIGPRDSVNVLMGLQDVGILNQGSGGDNIRNITGSPLAGIDPDELIDVTPYCRAMHHHILNHRELYGLPRKFNIAFDGGGRISALEGTNDIGFSAVLPKADGPLPRRPYFRMGLGGITGHKDFARDTGVMLKPEECVPVAHAVLHVFLANGDRTSRDKARLKYVLDRWGFDKFMREVQKKLPFTLRRYPLSRCEARHPVDKAGHVGIHDQVDDKQYVGIVLPVGRLTVDQMHGLADLADRHADAKMRTTVWQNLVLGNVDRSAMDALVAGIEKLGLHVHASPARTGMVACTGSFGCKFANAETKAKALTLVDHLEDTLALDAPLNIHMTGCPNSCAQHYVGDIGLLGARVSDPDAVDPEEADQVDGFHVYIGGGYEDEQGIARELATAIPAVHLNAYLENLLGLYLDERNASERFVAYARRQDIDELRQRLAERSDKAGQAQRESEEKAYSEAEARADTPEQAKTERDDAATDDYDRSPDEADDDEQKTA, encoded by the coding sequence ATGAGCACACAGGATTTCGACGAAGAACAGCAGCGCTATCTCAAGGGCGTGACCGCCGGGCTGCATATCGCCCGCGGCGTGCCCGGCATGACCGGACTGACCACCGGCAAGCGTCTGCGCCCCGACGATTTTCATTCCCAGGCGCGTATTCGGGCCCAGGCGATGGGCGGCGAGCTGACCAGCCAGGAGGAGGCCAAGGCCGATCTCAACCCCAACGACATGTGGAACGAGATGGTGGCGCTGGCCAACCTGGGCGAGTATCCGAAAGGCGGCGACGTGTTCCTGATGAAGGGGCGCGGGTTGTTCTATGTCGCGCCCAATCAGGACAGCTACATGTGCCGGCTGCGCATGCCCGGCGGCATCTTCTCGTCGCATCAGTTTCGTGCCGTGGCCGACCTGGCCGAGGCCTACGGCGGCGGCTATACCCATGTCACCACGCGCGCCAATCTGCAGATTCGCGAGATCGGGCCGCGGGATTCGGTGAACGTGCTGATGGGCCTGCAGGACGTCGGCATCCTCAATCAAGGCAGCGGCGGGGACAACATCCGCAACATCACCGGCAGTCCGCTGGCCGGCATCGATCCGGACGAACTGATCGACGTCACGCCCTACTGCCGGGCGATGCACCACCATATCCTCAACCACCGCGAGCTCTACGGCCTGCCGCGCAAGTTCAATATCGCCTTCGATGGCGGCGGGCGGATCAGCGCGCTGGAAGGCACCAACGACATCGGTTTTTCTGCCGTGCTGCCCAAGGCCGATGGACCGTTGCCGCGACGGCCGTACTTCCGCATGGGCCTGGGCGGCATCACCGGCCACAAGGACTTCGCCCGCGATACCGGCGTCATGCTCAAACCCGAGGAATGTGTTCCCGTCGCGCACGCGGTGCTGCACGTGTTTCTGGCCAACGGCGATCGCACCAGCCGCGACAAGGCGCGGCTGAAGTACGTGCTCGATCGCTGGGGCTTCGACAAGTTCATGCGCGAGGTACAGAAAAAACTGCCGTTCACCCTGCGCCGCTACCCGCTGTCGCGTTGCGAGGCCCGGCACCCGGTGGACAAGGCCGGGCATGTGGGCATCCACGATCAGGTCGACGACAAGCAGTATGTCGGTATCGTGCTGCCGGTCGGCCGGCTGACCGTCGACCAGATGCACGGTCTGGCCGATCTCGCCGATCGCCATGCCGACGCGAAGATGCGTACCACCGTCTGGCAGAACCTGGTGCTCGGTAATGTCGACCGATCCGCTATGGACGCGCTCGTGGCCGGCATCGAAAAGCTCGGCCTGCATGTGCACGCCAGTCCCGCGCGTACCGGCATGGTGGCCTGTACCGGCAGCTTCGGCTGCAAGTTCGCCAACGCCGAAACCAAGGCCAAGGCGCTCACGCTGGTCGATCATCTCGAGGACACGCTGGCGCTGGACGCGCCGCTCAATATCCATATGACCGGCTGCCCGAACTCCTGTGCCCAGCACTATGTCGGCGATATCGGGCTGCTCGGCGCGCGCGTGAGCGATCCCGACGCCGTCGACCCGGAAGAGGCCGATCAGGTCGATGGTTTCCATGTCTATATCGGCGGCGGCTACGAAGACGAGCAGGGCATCGCCCGCGAGCTGGCGACCGCCATTCCGGCCGTGCACCTGAACGCCTATCTGGAGAACCTGCTCGGGCTGTATCTCGACGAGCGCAACGCCAGCGAGCGATTCGTGGCCTATGCCCGGCGCCAGGATATCGACGAGCTCAGGCAGCGGCTCGCCGAGCGCTCGGACAAAGCCGGGCAAGCCCAGCGCGAATCCGAAGAAAAAGCGTATTCCGAAGCCGAGGCCCGGGCCGATACGCCCGAACAGGCCAAGACCGAACGCGATGACGCGGCCACCGACGATTACGACCGGTCGCCGGACGAGGCGGACGACGACGAGCAGAAAACGGCCTGA